The genomic DNA AGGATGCCGGTGAAGTTCTCGCCCGCGTCGTCGAGCTGGCGCTGCATGGTGCGCAGGCTCAGCCCCAGGCCTTCGGCCACCGCTTCGCAGGTGGCGCGGCCCATCGGCAGCATCAGGTAGATGGCGGCGCGCACTTCATGGCCGATCGATTGCGGGCTGGCGCGCGGCAGCGTGTCGATGAACTGCTGCGCATAGCGCGCCATCACCGGATCCGCGCCCGGGTTGGGGGCGTCGAGGTCGGCGGCGCGGCAGATGATGCCATTGCAGTCCGCATTGAACTCCAGCGGGCAGGCGAACAGCCGGCGATGCACGCGCAGGTCGTCCGGCGCCGCATGCGTGAAGCTGACCCCGATCGGCTGCCAGCGCGGCCCCAGCAGCAGCGCGCACATGCGGAACACGACGCCGATGGCCAGCTCGGTGGCCTGCCGCGAGGGCGCGTCGCTCAGCACCTCCTGCCGGATCACCACGGCGCTGCCGGCATCCTCCAGCAACAGCGCCACCGAGTCGTTGACCAGGTGCCGATAGCGGATGGTGGTGGCAAGCGCGGCGCGCAGCGTCGGCTGCTGGCTGATCAGCAGGCTCATCACGCCAAAGTCCGACAGCTGGCGCGACTCCGCCATGCGCAGCCCGAACGTGATGCAGTCCGAGGCCTGCGCCGCGGCTTCCAGCAGCGCCACGCAGGCGCCGAGCGGCACCCGCTGGTCGGGATCGTCGAGCCAGGCGCGGCGCAACCGCGCCTGGCGCAGCAGCGGCTGCGTCTCCAGGCCGAGGTCGCGCGCTACCTCCAGGAAGTTGGTCAGTGCGGCGGCACGTATGAGCGTTTCCAAACCGTTCTTGCCTTGCGATGCGTTGCGATGTCCTGCGCCGTGGCGGCGACATGCCTGCCCGCCGCAGCAGGATCATAGGCCTCCTGGCATGAAATGCAAAGTCATCGGTGGCCAATGCAAAGCCGGCGCGGGCCACGAAGCCTACAGTGGCAGGCATGGCAGGACACCCTGCACCCATGCAACCCTGGAGACCACAATCATGGCAAATGTCGTCCGCATGTATGAGACCGGCGGCCCCGAAGTGCTGCGCTACGAACACATGGAGGTCGGCGACCCCGGCCCGGGCCAGGTCCGCATCCGCCATGTCGCGGTGGGCCTGAACTACGCCGACACCTATTTCCGCAATGGCACCTACCCGGTGCCGCTGCCCAGTGGCATCGGCGTCGAAGCCGCCGGCGTGGTGGTGTCGGTGGGGGCGGGCGTGACCAATGTGGCGCCGGGCGACCGCGTCACCTACACCGGCTTCGTCAACACGCTGGGCGCGTACAGCAGCGAACGCCTGGTGCCGGCGGCGCCGCTGATCCGCCTGCCCGACAGCATCGCCTTCGAAACCGCCGCGGCGATGACCATGCGCGGGCTGACCTCGGCCTACCTGATGCGCCGCATCTATCCGTTCAACGCGGGCGACACCATCCTGCTGCACGCGGCGGCGGGCGGCGTCGGGCTGATCGTGTCGCAGTGGGCTAAGCTGCTGGGCCTGACCGTGATCGGCACGGTCTCGACCGAGGCCAAGGCCGAGGTGGCGCGTGCGCATGGCTGCGACCACATCATCTATTACACCCGCGAGGACGTGGCCAAACGCGTGCGCGAGCTGACCGATGGCGTGGGCGTGTCGGTGGTGTTCGACAGCGTCGGCAAGAGCACCTTCATGGGTTCGCTGGACTCGCTCAAGCGGCGCGGCACCATGGTCTGCGTGGGCACCGCGTCGGGCCCGGTGCCGCCGTTCGACCCGGCACTGCTGGCCATGAAGGGCTCGCTGTTCCTGACCCGGCCCGCGCTGGCCGACTACATTGCCGATCCCGCCGAGAAGCAGGCGCTGGCCGACGAGGTGTTCGGCCATGTCGCCGCGGGCCGCATCCATATCGGCATCAACCAGCGCTATGCGCTGGAAGACGCGGTCCAGGCGCACCAGGACCTGGAAGCGCGCCGCACTACCGGATCATCGATCTTCGTCATCTGAAAACAAGGAAGAGGAGACAACACATGCAAGCGGAACCCCTCACCTGCACCATCGGCGCCGAACTGACCGGCGTCAGCCTGGCCGATGCGTCGCGCGACCCCGGCCTGTTCGCTGAAATCAAGGCGCTGCTGCTGCAGCACAAGGTCCTGTTCCTGCGCGACCAGGACATCACCCGCGCCGAACACGTTGCCTTTGCCCGCCGGTTCGGCGAACTGGAAGACCACCCCGTGGTGGGCAGCGATCCGGAACACCCGGGCC from Cupriavidus taiwanensis includes the following:
- a CDS encoding quinone oxidoreductase family protein, with protein sequence MANVVRMYETGGPEVLRYEHMEVGDPGPGQVRIRHVAVGLNYADTYFRNGTYPVPLPSGIGVEAAGVVVSVGAGVTNVAPGDRVTYTGFVNTLGAYSSERLVPAAPLIRLPDSIAFETAAAMTMRGLTSAYLMRRIYPFNAGDTILLHAAAGGVGLIVSQWAKLLGLTVIGTVSTEAKAEVARAHGCDHIIYYTREDVAKRVRELTDGVGVSVVFDSVGKSTFMGSLDSLKRRGTMVCVGTASGPVPPFDPALLAMKGSLFLTRPALADYIADPAEKQALADEVFGHVAAGRIHIGINQRYALEDAVQAHQDLEARRTTGSSIFVI
- a CDS encoding AraC family transcriptional regulator, whose translation is METLIRAAALTNFLEVARDLGLETQPLLRQARLRRAWLDDPDQRVPLGACVALLEAAAQASDCITFGLRMAESRQLSDFGVMSLLISQQPTLRAALATTIRYRHLVNDSVALLLEDAGSAVVIRQEVLSDAPSRQATELAIGVVFRMCALLLGPRWQPIGVSFTHAAPDDLRVHRRLFACPLEFNADCNGIICRAADLDAPNPGADPVMARYAQQFIDTLPRASPQSIGHEVRAAIYLMLPMGRATCEAVAEGLGLSLRTMQRQLDDAGENFTGILNDVRRELARRYVENPRYSLLRVSQLLGYGSASAFTRWFSGQFGTAPANWRRDRAGR